The Aminipila terrae nucleotide sequence AATGAATCATAAAGGGCAAAAACTTTTTTAATTATTAGTTTTTGCCCTTTTTTATATTTTGTTCAGGAATAACTTTATTTTATTTTCTAAACAGGGTAAGCCAACTCAAATTCAGCAAGCCATCTGTGATAACTTTCATCTGGAAGCCTTACATCATAAAAATAATCAATGATAGGTTTTACAATCTTTACGACCATCCCTTTGTTTATACCATGGTGTCCTGTATCATTTAATACTATTGCGGAATCTCCAGCTTTTAGTCTGTGATGCTTGGTATTTAATGAACGTAATTCAAAATCTGCAATCCACCGGTGAAGTTTTCCATCTGGTAATTCTACAGCATAAATGGTGCCAAAATGTGGTGATATAATTGTTACTTCAGTACCGCTTTTGATCTCTGGTGGATGATATACTAAAGAAACAGCTTTATCCCCTTTACGGAATTGAGGATTACGCTTAAATCTCAATACAAAATCTCCTTTCTATTATTACCTGCTTATATAAACTATGTTAAATATATGAATTAGTGTGCCAATTTTATAACTGATTTAAAATTACTAAATAGATACATACGAGTTAAAATCCTCTGATTTCCGTATTTAACTCTGTACTCTTCTAATATTTAAACACATTAAAAAACCGCTAATCGAGTCCCTCAGTTAGCGGTTTTTAATCTGGAAGCAGTAGCATTTAGCTGCTGCAGCCTCTTTCAATGGCAATTCTATATATTTCCCTTGCTTTATACAAATCTTCTATAAAAATGTATTCATCAGCCTGATGTTCCGTACACTCTCTCCCTGGAAATACAGGTCCAAATGCAACAATGTGATCCATTGCTTTAGCATAAGTCCCTCCTCCCATGGTCATAGGTTCTGTATGGTCTCCAGTCACATCCCGATATGCAGTTAGCAGGTTCTGTATAAATTCACTGTTCTTGTTCATATAAATGGGATTCTCCCCTCCAAGGATATCCGTTTCAACACCATAAGGAGATACTTTTACTGAAATTCTATTTACAATATCCTCTTTCGTATAAGTGACCGGATATCTTATATCTAAAATCAACCGGACCCACTTATCATCACTTCTAATCATTCCTGGATTTATTGTAATTTCTCCGCTCTGTTCATCCTTAACTTTACAGTCAAGTAATGAACCATCCCAGGTCTGACCGAAGTTTTCATTATAGAAATCTGCAAACTTTCCCCTTATTTCTTTCATGGCCAGCCCAATAGCATTGTTGCCCAGCCAGGGCATACTCCCATGGGCAGACTTACCGTTTTTTATTAAAGAAATTTCATTACCATCCTGATCAACAACGGTTACCTCGCAACGAGAGGCAACCATGTTAGGAACTTCTCCAGCTTCTACATATTTTATGTCAGATTCCTCTTTTTTCATTCTCATCTGAAGAATCAGTATACCTTTTTCAGCATAGATCAAAGGAAAATCTGCGTCTGGGGTAAAACCAAAGTCTGGTAGTTCTTCAGTTCTCTTGTAGTACTCCATATCCAGCCATTCTCCGGATTCCTCAGTACAGCCAAATATGAGTCGTATTCGTTTGTTCAAAGGTTTCTTGCTTTTAAGAATATCTCTCATGGCATAGATAACAGCAATTGCAGGGCCTTTGTCGTCACTGACACCACGGCCATAAACTTTGTCCTCTGTAATGGTTACATCAAAGGGATTATAGCTCCATCCATTACCGGCAGGAACAACATCAAGATGAATCAGGATTCCCATGATTTCATCTCCCTGTCCAATTTCTGCATATCCCATATAGTTGTCACATTGCTTTGTTTTAAATCCAAATTCTCTGCATAAAGTAAGACAATACTGGAGCGCATCAAAAGGTCCTTTGCCAAAAGGGTAATCTCCTTCACTTGGACCACTTATGCTTTTTATGGAAACAAGCTCTTTCAGGTTAAACAGCATGTCATCTTCTTTAATATAAGTTTTCATATCACAACCTTCTTTAATTAATATTTTTCATTAAATGGAACATAGTCAACATCAAAACCAAAGTGCCTTGGCCCAAAGCATTCGAGACCTTCTTTAGTGGTCCAGATTTCTGGTGAAGGAAGAGCTAAAATATTTATTTCCATTCCCTTTTGAAAGTTTGGACTAGTAACGGGAGTACCATCTGCCCCAATCATACAGATTAAATCCGGAGCTGTAACATCAATTTCATCATTTCTATATGCCATAATGTTCTCATTTTTAAACCAGATTCTATACTTTTCACCTTCATATATACCAGTCCCCATAAGGTGAATTTCTCCAATATTAAATCCTCCTATCTGTTCCCATGGTGTTTTCTCCACGTTGCCTTTAAAAAGAACCTTTCCGTCCATAGCGTCTGCAATAGCACTGGTAACGCCTTCTCCATCTTTCCCTTTGTCTCTTGCCATTCTCAATTCTTCACCAATTTTCATAGAGTAACTGATAGCATCAGGGATAATGGATTCCTTATAATCTTTTCCCTTCATAGGATGATCTGTAACACCTACCATTGCACCACTCACACAGGCAATGGATCTTGCAATTTCCTCTGCTCTGAAATCATCTACCACATCCTTTAATATTACAACATCCCCATATTCTGTTGCCACAGTCATTGGATTAATTGGTTTATTTTTTACAAAATAGCTTGAATGCTGAAGTTCGGGCACAGACCTTCCAGCAGGATCTCCATCCATCAGCGGAATGCCCAGCTGGCATGCTGTGTGTAATGCTTCTGCCGTATTGGCACCCCCAAGTTCTGTTGAGGAAACCGCAAAGAACTTTTCACCAAAATATTCTTCAAGACTTCTAAAGGCCAATATAGAAGCTGGGTAGTCAATATGAGGAAGTCTCTTGTATTTATCATCCTCCTCTGCATCCAGAGCTGCGGGAGCACCACAGCAATATGGAGTAGCTATGTATGCATCATCTGGCAATTCGTCAAGGCTGGCAAGATATAGTTCTTTTCCCTCTTTAAAGTCCTGCTCCATCATAGCAAGTCCATCTTCAAGATTTCCACCACCGCCGGTACCAAGCACTGCACATCCGTATAAAATATCAATTATATTCTGTTTTGTTAACTTTTTCATATTATGCCTCAACTTTCTTTTCTGTTTCTCTTGATAATGAAGGAGCGAACCGTTCTAAAACCAAATATACAATTAAACCAACTACGATTCCCAAATACTCAATCTTGCATAAATAAGCAATTACAGCTGCCAAAGCCCAGGAGATGATACCTATTTTATTAAATCCATCAACAGGATGCCAGTTCTCTGCTTTTCCTTTACCTACTATCCAGTAATCTGCCATCATAATTCCTCCGATTGGGCAGACAAGGAAAGACAGGAAGCTTAAGAAACTTTCCACATGATTAAGGATACCTAAGGCTCCAAGAATTGTTCCCACAAGTCCAGCTACAATAGTTACTTCTCTTCTCCTGTTATCTGGAATCTTAAATACCATTACCAGATCCAGTCCGGAGCTATATGCATTTGTTGAATTTGTCGTCCATGTTGCAAGAACCAATGCAGTCACTCCGGCTACAGGTATTCCCACATCTATTAAAACCATACTGATGTCGTAATTCCCTGCAATCTTTGTAAGCAGTACCCCTAAAACCAGCGTAATGACTCCCATGGGAAAGACTCCCCATACAACAGACTTAATGGTATCCTTCCTTGTTCTTTGAAACCTTGTAATATCTGCTGCAGTAATCGTTCCTACTGCATAGAAATTGAAAGATAACCCAACACCCCCTAGGAAACTCATAGTCTGAGTCACGTTGTTGTTCATCCCTTCCATTCCATAGTTCCGGATTGCCAGGACTGTCCCAATCGTCATGATTATCATCAAAAGGGGTATGGATATATAATCCAGTTTCTCCAGTGCATTCATGCCGTATACTGCAGTAAGTAACATAATAAGGCCCAGATAATGTTGGAAGCTACAACTGGTATCTCAATTCCCACATACTGGCTCATAAAATTAGTAAAAGCTTCACCGCACAACCCATTCTGAATTCCAAACCAGCCGGTAAGGTTAATTGCAAATAAAAGGCTTACAATATACCGCCCACCTTTATCACCAAAAGTAGATTTAGTAAGAGTGCATGATGGTATTCCAAGGTCACATCCCATCATGCCCAGTATGGACATGACAATAACTACTATTACGTAACCCAGGGTTCCCGAAACAATTGCCTGCCATACAGGCATGGCTTCTGCAAGTAGAGCGCCTTCAAGAAACGCTGGCACGCAGACACAAATCCCTGCCTGTACAAATGCCATCGAAATCCAACTTTTTCTTTCATTCTCTGGTATTGGAGTCAAAGCATTAACTTCTGCTTTGTTTTTTTCTTTATCCATTACAACCTCCTCCTTTTTTATTCCTGTGGCCAACAGTTATTATATTTGAAATTTTCTGTATTTTATCACTAACTAATCTATATGTCATTAATCGTTCTATTAAAAATACCTTTTAGTTTTTGTGCATATGCACAAAGGGTTGTTGATTAAGCCTTTCTGTTATGATAATATTTAGCAAAGATCTTCATAAGGAGAATATTATGAGTATAACAGTTAAAGACTGCCTGCAGCTGCCATCCCTGTCTCTTGGAAGTGTAATTGCAGGCCGTGATGGATTATTTAATATTGTAAATACCGTTTCAGTTGCGGAGTTTGAATGTTATGATGACTGTTTCAAAACTGCAAATGAGTTACTTATTACTGCCTTTTATTCCATACGTGATGATGTAGAAGCACAATGCAAGGCAATAGAAGAATATAAAAAAAGCGGTGAAGTAGGTCTGATTTTATTTTATTCGGGCATGATACTTAAGCATATCGACCAAAAACTGATTGATACTGCCAATCGACTTGATTTTCCTATTATCCTGCTCCCTGGTGAAAATATGGGGCTTCGGTATAGTGATGTCATAAGTGATATTATGGAGGCTGTTTTTATGGATCGGAAAAGCAGTAATTTCTTTGTGAATAACACCATGGAAAGAATCTCCCAGCTCCCCTCATCAGAGCGAAATATTGCCAATGTGCTCCGTTTCGCATCAGACTATGCCAAAGCTGCCTTCTTCTTATGTGACCAAAGCGAAAATATAATTGGCAGCGCTTACTGGCCCCTGACAAATGTCCTAAACTTTAAGATCGTTCAGTCTGCCTTTAAAACTCCTAGCCGTACTACGCAAAGTGATGAAACAGATTCTTACAGTTTTTTTAAAATGCAGTTTACGGACCATAAAGGAGCTGATCTTGCCCTATACGCTGCTACTATGCATGAAGTACTCACCACTTCCATAATGAATCAGGTTATAGAAATCATTCAGTTATTTGCTACTATCTGGAATTATAATTTAAACCTTTCTACAAAAGAATCCTTAATTCCCGCATTAATCGAGGGAGATTACGATCTAGCCGCCCACATTGCTGCTATCTTCAATATAACTTTATCAAGCTATAATGCCATGATGATTCTTGATATACAGCCCATTTACCAGCAAACAGATCTGACCATACAGGCGCTGTCCAGGATACGCTGCATTTTTAGTAACTATGAAAAGAATTTTATATCAGACTCATTTAGTAACCACATCATTATATTAGGAAGCTTTGCAAAAAATCGCCCACTGGACAACATTCTCCTGGAAGAATTAGATTGTGAATTTACGAAAGACAAATCCATCAAATGCTATAGCTTTTTCAATAATCTTGAACATATAAAAGATTTTCGCAGTTCATACGTGACATACGGTGACAGTATTAATCTTACCTGCAAAATCTACCCCTTAAAGAAATTTTATACAGACAGTGAAATAAATTTTGCAAACAAATGTATTTCCATTTTGAACGCAGGACATACGGAACGGGAAAAATATCTTAAAATAATCTATCCCATTATTGAAGATGGTGAGGCAGATCTTGTCCATACCCTGACAACTTATCTGCTTGATGCCAATTCAGAAACGAAAAAAACGGCGGAACTTTTATTTGTCCACCGTAATACCATACAATACAGATTATCAAAAATCCGCGATCTCATAAATATGGATTTTAATCAAATGCCCATGACTTTTGAGGTTTATCTGGCTGTTGCCCTATATCGGGTCCTAACCCAATAAGAATTTTTCTAATCCTCCGTTGTTATTTCTTCTGGTTCTACATGAATGTTTATGGAGGTATTTATAAGCTGATCTTCAATAGTTTTTTCTATTTCGTCACATATTCCATGGGCTTCTGCAACGGAGATTTCACCTTTAACGACTAAATGCAAATCTATATATTTATAGTGGCCAGATTTTCTTGTTCTTAAGCTGTGACACCCTGTAACATTACTAAAATTATCTATGATATCCTGTATTCGTTTTTCATCCTCATCGGGAAGGCAGGTGTCCAGCAATGGACCAAAGGCATCTGAACAAAGGGCCCATGCTTCTTTTATGATCAGAAGTGCTACAAGCATGGCTACAATAGGGTCCAGAATGGCAATACCTGTCAGCTTTATAAGCAGCAGACCTGCTGCAACACCTAATGAGGTATACACATCGGTTTTCAAATGAAGAGCATCGGCTTCAAGGGCAATGGAATCTTCCTGTTTGGCAACTTTATACAGAGCTCTGGAAACCAGCAGATTTGATACAGAAGCAATCCCCATAACAACAATACCAATAGATACTCCCGATATTTCAGAAGGGTTTAGTATTTTTTGAATAGATTCTTTAATAATTAAAAATGCTGCAATAAAAATCAGCAATCCCTCTATCACCCCAGATATGTTTTCAATTTTTCCATGACCGTAAGGATGCTGCTTATCTGCTGGCTTTGACGATACACTTACTGAGAATAATGCAATAACAGAAGCAATCAGATCCATTGAAGAATGAATGGCCTCTGAAATGATACTTACAGATCCGCTTAACAGGCCTGCTACTATTTTTAATATGATAAGCATGGTATTAGACAAAACCGATAAAAGTGCAACCTTCGATTTTCTATTCAACTTACTCATCCCTTAATACCTCTCTTTTTATATAAATAAAGACCTGCAGCACTATAATTATTATAGTCCCACAGGTCTTTTTTGTTCCTGCTGCCAATTTGATGGCCCAGCAATGTATTTATTGTGTCAAATTCATTGCCTGATTTTATCTTACATTCTAAATAAAATTTAATTTAATGTCAACTACTTTTTTGCTAAAACCCACTAATTTCAAAGTTTGCATAGCCTAACACCTTATGCATAAAACCATATTACCAATAATAATTCTTACTAATTAGTGGTCTTTATTGCATTCACAATGACCTTTGCAGCTTCTCCTCTGGTTGCACTATCTTTAGGATGGAATGAACCATCTGGGTAACCGGAAATTAATTTTGCGTTCTGTGCTGCACTGATATAATCCTTTGCCCAATCTGAAATCTCTTTCTGGTCGCCAAAGATTTCTTTTGCTGCTTGCGAATTAAGCTTTAAAGCCCTCATAATCATAGTTGCCATCTGCTCTCTTGTTACGAAGTCATCTGGACCGAACTGATTTGCAGTATAACCAGATACAATTCTGTATTTCTCAGCTGCTGCAATATAATCCTTTGCCCAGTGCTTCTGGGTATCAGCAAATACCTTGTCTGACGAAATATCTATCTTAAGCGCTTTTACTAATATAGTAACTAATTCTGCCCTTGTAATGTTCTTGTCAGGCTTAAAGGTGTGGTCAGGATAAGAAGACACTGCACCTAAATCAATTAGTTCTTTAACACTGCTTTCTGACCAATGATTCCTGGTATCGCTTGGCATTGTTTTACTTGCTGTATCTTTAGCAGAGTCTTTTGCTGGTTCCTTTGCAGGATCTTTTACAGGAGTATTTGGTGTTGTGGTATCTTTTGTTGTTGTGCCACCATTATGTTTCTTATGGCTGCCTCCTCCTGCTGAATTAGTCCCAACAATTTCCGTAAGTTCACCTGGCATACCATCATAAATTGCATTTGCCAGTAACCTGAACTGGTGAGAAGGATGCCCTTTGTTTGTAATATGACTTGCAAATAACGTAATTTTCCCCTTTTCTGCCTGATCCTGTATGATATACGCCTTACCTTTTACCTCATCGTGATTCGGCCACCAACCTGCAGTATAAAAACCTTCCTTATCACTTATGCTGGCTAACACTTTAGCTGTTGCAGGTACTTTTTCAATCCATGATGCAGAATTATTATATAAAACATCATTTTCATTATATCTGCCTGTAATTACACTGTCTGTATCAAGAACGGCCTTTAAAACGCCTTCATAAGAATCACCATTACTTCCTATCTCAAGTCCTGGTAGTAATCCACTGTCTGCCATTGCATATACACCATATCCACCTACACCGACATAGGAAGTACCCGCTTTAATTTTATTTTCCATGGCTTCCGTTAATTCTTTACCTGTTTCATCAGCAATGATATCTGCATTATCATAAGAATCAACTAAATTAAATGCTAATTCCTTCAGTACATAACCTAACTCATTTCCGCTCTCATATACCTTAGGCTCTTTAATTTTCTTTACTATTGCCTTTTCCTTAAGTGGCTCTAATTCCAGGAAGTATTTATTTCTAACACTTTGTAAATCATCCTTTAGAACGATAAAATCTCCCTTATTAAAGTCTTGACCTTTTGAATAGGTCATATAAACAGCCTTATTGTTTGCAAGTAAATCGTTTACAGCTTTTATAACGTCGTTATTGGTATTTTTAATAATAATCTGGTCTGCTCCAGAAGGAATGTCTGTTGCAGGAATAGTAACGTTTTCTACTGATTCTGTTTTACCTTTGAAAGCGTCGGCCACTCTGATTTCATATTTATCAAAACCCCTTAGTGCAGGGAAACACATGGTTACTTCTGCA carries:
- a CDS encoding Sapep family Mn(2+)-dependent dipeptidase is translated as MKTYIKEDDMLFNLKELVSIKSISGPSEGDYPFGKGPFDALQYCLTLCREFGFKTKQCDNYMGYAEIGQGDEIMGILIHLDVVPAGNGWSYNPFDVTITEDKVYGRGVSDDKGPAIAVIYAMRDILKSKKPLNKRIRLIFGCTEESGEWLDMEYYKRTEELPDFGFTPDADFPLIYAEKGILILQMRMKKEESDIKYVEAGEVPNMVASRCEVTVVDQDGNEISLIKNGKSAHGSMPWLGNNAIGLAMKEIRGKFADFYNENFGQTWDGSLLDCKVKDEQSGEITINPGMIRSDDKWVRLILDIRYPVTYTKEDIVNRISVKVSPYGVETDILGGENPIYMNKNSEFIQNLLTAYRDVTGDHTEPMTMGGGTYAKAMDHIVAFGPVFPGRECTEHQADEYIFIEDLYKAREIYRIAIERGCSS
- a CDS encoding DUF917 domain-containing protein: MKKLTKQNIIDILYGCAVLGTGGGGNLEDGLAMMEQDFKEGKELYLASLDELPDDAYIATPYCCGAPAALDAEEDDKYKRLPHIDYPASILAFRSLEEYFGEKFFAVSSTELGGANTAEALHTACQLGIPLMDGDPAGRSVPELQHSSYFVKNKPINPMTVATEYGDVVILKDVVDDFRAEEIARSIACVSGAMVGVTDHPMKGKDYKESIIPDAISYSMKIGEELRMARDKGKDGEGVTSAIADAMDGKVLFKGNVEKTPWEQIGGFNIGEIHLMGTGIYEGEKYRIWFKNENIMAYRNDEIDVTAPDLICMIGADGTPVTSPNFQKGMEINILALPSPEIWTTKEGLECFGPRHFGFDVDYVPFNEKY
- a CDS encoding cytosine permease yields the protein MLLTAVYGMNALEKLDYISIPLLMIIMTIGTVLAIRNYGMEGMNNNVTQTMSFLGGVGLSFNFYAVGTITAADITRFQRTRKDTIKSVVWGVFPMGVITLVLGVLLTKIAGNYDISMVLIDVGIPVAGVTALVLATWTTNSTNAYSSGLDLVMVFKIPDNRRREVTIVAGLVGTILGALGILNHVESFLSFLSFLVCPIGGIMMADYWIVGKGKAENWHPVDGFNKIGIISWALAAVIAYLCKIEYLGIVVGLIVYLVLERFAPSLSRETEKKVEA
- a CDS encoding cytosine permease, which produces MDKEKNKAEVNALTPIPENERKSWISMAFVQAGICVCVPAFLEGALLAEAMPVWQAIVSGTLGYVIVVIVMSILGMMGCDLGIPSCTLTKSTFGDKGGRYIVSLLFAINLTGWFGIQNGLCGEAFTNFMSQYVGIEIPVVASNIIWALLCYLLQYTA
- a CDS encoding PucR family transcriptional regulator codes for the protein MSITVKDCLQLPSLSLGSVIAGRDGLFNIVNTVSVAEFECYDDCFKTANELLITAFYSIRDDVEAQCKAIEEYKKSGEVGLILFYSGMILKHIDQKLIDTANRLDFPIILLPGENMGLRYSDVISDIMEAVFMDRKSSNFFVNNTMERISQLPSSERNIANVLRFASDYAKAAFFLCDQSENIIGSAYWPLTNVLNFKIVQSAFKTPSRTTQSDETDSYSFFKMQFTDHKGADLALYAATMHEVLTTSIMNQVIEIIQLFATIWNYNLNLSTKESLIPALIEGDYDLAAHIAAIFNITLSSYNAMMILDIQPIYQQTDLTIQALSRIRCIFSNYEKNFISDSFSNHIIILGSFAKNRPLDNILLEELDCEFTKDKSIKCYSFFNNLEHIKDFRSSYVTYGDSINLTCKIYPLKKFYTDSEINFANKCISILNAGHTEREKYLKIIYPIIEDGEADLVHTLTTYLLDANSETKKTAELLFVHRNTIQYRLSKIRDLINMDFNQMPMTFEVYLAVALYRVLTQ
- a CDS encoding cation diffusion facilitator family transporter codes for the protein MSKLNRKSKVALLSVLSNTMLIILKIVAGLLSGSVSIISEAIHSSMDLIASVIALFSVSVSSKPADKQHPYGHGKIENISGVIEGLLIFIAAFLIIKESIQKILNPSEISGVSIGIVVMGIASVSNLLVSRALYKVAKQEDSIALEADALHLKTDVYTSLGVAAGLLLIKLTGIAILDPIVAMLVALLIIKEAWALCSDAFGPLLDTCLPDEDEKRIQDIIDNFSNVTGCHSLRTRKSGHYKYIDLHLVVKGEISVAEAHGICDEIEKTIEDQLINTSINIHVEPEEITTED
- a CDS encoding S-layer homology domain-containing protein, with translation MNAFDSFHQQPEIKPAVEQIIAASKDAGKERYIEYAPLGKSAEGRDIPFVIFAKSQGDVENYQKSTLPMMMEHPDQLINSIEKGEIGKYKPVIWFNNIHSDESNGVDAQIDMLRELATQDTITFKSVSSTVKGKDKDGNDYGNVGTGDKEDITLDVNELLDNYIVLFSLNNNPDGRFYNNRTMVSGFDPNRDVTYQTQIETATVFQAMAKWSPMIFNDFHGFVEDFLIEPCTPPHDPNFEYDLLMDSAIEHANAMGKAGIGMDGGYNHYIIPMFDYGQGWDDGAPMYAAVLSQMHGAVGHTVEIPELNQKSNDTFKCAGFGSLKYALDHKQKMFENQLTIYDRGIKGIDDKGVDKYLVNAKGESIGRARGSNENFFPEYYVLPVDGKLQKNRLAAYEMAEYLIKNGVKVERTNTDVKIGDVTYPRGSYIVPMHQAKRGFANCVLYDGSDFSDFSAMYAEVTMCFPALRGFDKYEIRVADAFKGKTESVENVTIPATDIPSGADQIIIKNTNNDVIKAVNDLLANNKAVYMTYSKGQDFNKGDFIVLKDDLQSVRNKYFLELEPLKEKAIVKKIKEPKVYESGNELGYVLKELAFNLVDSYDNADIIADETGKELTEAMENKIKAGTSYVGVGGYGVYAMADSGLLPGLEIGSNGDSYEGVLKAVLDTDSVITGRYNENDVLYNNSASWIEKVPATAKVLASISDKEGFYTAGWWPNHDEVKGKAYIIQDQAEKGKITLFASHITNKGHPSHQFRLLANAIYDGMPGELTEIVGTNSAGGGSHKKHNGGTTTKDTTTPNTPVKDPAKEPAKDSAKDTASKTMPSDTRNHWSESSVKELIDLGAVSSYPDHTFKPDKNITRAELVTILVKALKIDISSDKVFADTQKHWAKDYIAAAEKYRIVSGYTANQFGPDDFVTREQMATMIMRALKLNSQAAKEIFGDQKEISDWAKDYISAAQNAKLISGYPDGSFHPKDSATRGEAAKVIVNAIKTTN